In Procambarus clarkii isolate CNS0578487 chromosome 6, FALCON_Pclarkii_2.0, whole genome shotgun sequence, one DNA window encodes the following:
- the LOC138355773 gene encoding uncharacterized protein produces MTAVNSPSSRHIDRLLHLMFAGPVVGLSRALPGSPGLSRALPGSPSLSQALPGSPGLSRALSDSPRLSQALPGSPGLSRTLPGSPGLSRALPGSPRLSQTLPGSPRLSQTLPTSPRLSQALPGSPYLSQALPDSPRLSQALPGSPRLSQALAGCRWLSQTLAGSPRLSQTLPDSPRLSQALPDSRRLSQALPDSPRLSQALSPPLLPPVFGLSECMIQEESRGHKRTQLIFTPRTLSAKRFTSRSLRVHS; encoded by the exons ATGACGGCTGTGAACAGCCCGTCTTCTCGACACATTGATCGATTATTGCATCTTATGTTTGCTGGGCCAGTGGTTGG GCTCTCCCGGGCTCTCCCAGGCTCTCCCGGGCTCTCCCGGGCTCTCCCGGGCTCTCCCAGTCTCTCCCAGGCTCTCCCAGGCTCTCCCGGGCTCTCCCGGGCTCTCTCAGACTCTCCCAGGCTCTCCCAGGCTCTCCCGGGCTCTCCCGGGCTCTCCCGGACTCTCCCGGGCTCTCCCGGGCTCTCCCGGGCTCTCCCAGGCTCTCCCAGACTCTCCCAGACTCTCCCAGGCTCTCCCAGACTCTCCCAGACTCTCCCTACCTCTCCTAGGCTCTCCCAGGCTCTCCCAGGCTCTCCCTACCTCTCCCAGGCTCTCCCAGACTCTCCCAGACTCTCCCAGGCTCTCCCAGGCTCTCCCAGGCTCTCGCAGGCTCTCGCAGGCTGTCGCTGGCTCTCCCAGACTCTCGCAGGCTCTCCCAGACTCTCCCAGACTCTCCCAGACTCTCCCAGGCTCTCCCAGGCTCTGCCAGACTCTCGCAGGCTCTCCCAGGCTCTCCCAGACTCTCCCAGGCTCTCCCAGGCTCTCTCCCCGCCCCTCCTTCCGCCTGTGTTTGgtcttagtgagtgtatgatacaAGAGGAGTCTCGCGGCCACAAGCGGACACAACTAATATTCACCCCTAGAACACTATCTGCTAAACGTTTTACCTCCAGGTCCCTGCGGGTGCACAGTTAA